In Nostoc sp. UHCC 0926, a single genomic region encodes these proteins:
- a CDS encoding P-loop NTPase fold protein, translating into MLLDLERFYQACNPSRPLIIGNASDRRYYIDFAAVRGGKIIEALQRTIARISPDVPTCQLFTGHLGCGKSTELLRLKAELEVQQFHVVYFESTHVLEMADVDVTDILLAIAGQVSESLEAMKIRLKPTYFTKLFGELVDFLQTPIDVGVEAELSVGIAKITAKTKESPQLRRRLRDYLEPRTANILQSINQELLERANKELKARGKKGLVVIVDNLDRVAIRPLPSGRSLPEYLFIQRGEQLRKLNCHVVYTIPLALTFSNDSAELQHRLGGGVAPKVLPMIPVRLRSGEIFLQGLTMLRQMVLARAFPDILASDRLSLITEVFDSLETLDRLCLISGGHVRDLLGLLFDCLREQDPPFDRECVELVIQRQRDYRANAIDPHEWELIFQVVQQQRVRGDIEYHILLRSLFVFEYRDHQGAWFAVNPVLAETEKFKSWLNDTHKQI; encoded by the coding sequence ATGCTCCTAGATTTGGAAAGATTTTATCAGGCTTGCAATCCGAGCAGACCTCTAATCATAGGAAATGCCAGCGATCGCAGGTACTATATCGATTTTGCTGCGGTGCGGGGTGGTAAAATCATTGAGGCTTTGCAGCGCACGATCGCTCGAATATCGCCGGATGTACCAACTTGTCAACTATTTACAGGACATCTCGGTTGTGGAAAATCAACGGAGTTGTTGCGGCTCAAAGCTGAATTAGAAGTCCAGCAATTTCATGTAGTTTACTTTGAGTCTACCCATGTCTTAGAAATGGCAGATGTGGATGTGACTGATATTCTATTAGCGATCGCCGGTCAAGTGAGTGAAAGCCTAGAAGCAATGAAAATTAGGCTCAAACCTACCTACTTTACCAAGTTGTTTGGTGAATTAGTGGATTTCTTGCAGACGCCAATTGACGTTGGGGTAGAAGCAGAGTTGTCTGTGGGAATTGCCAAAATTACAGCTAAAACTAAAGAAAGCCCCCAATTGCGGCGGCGGTTAAGGGATTATCTCGAACCAAGAACAGCAAATATATTACAGTCAATTAATCAAGAATTATTAGAACGTGCCAACAAGGAACTGAAAGCCAGGGGTAAAAAAGGACTGGTGGTCATTGTTGATAACCTAGATAGAGTCGCAATTCGACCTTTACCATCGGGGCGATCGCTACCAGAATACTTATTTATTCAGCGCGGTGAACAGTTACGCAAACTGAATTGTCATGTAGTCTACACTATTCCTTTAGCACTGACTTTCTCCAACGATAGCGCCGAACTTCAGCATCGTTTGGGGGGTGGAGTCGCACCAAAAGTGTTACCGATGATCCCTGTACGTCTGCGCTCTGGGGAGATTTTCCTTCAAGGGCTAACGATGTTGCGGCAAATGGTTCTAGCTAGAGCTTTTCCAGACATTTTGGCTAGCGATCGGTTAAGCTTAATTACAGAGGTGTTTGATAGTCTGGAAACCTTAGATCGGTTGTGCCTGATTAGTGGTGGTCATGTGCGCGACTTGCTAGGGTTGCTGTTTGACTGTCTGCGAGAACAAGATCCACCCTTTGATCGGGAGTGTGTCGAATTGGTGATTCAAAGACAGCGCGATTACCGAGCCAATGCCATCGACCCCCATGAGTGGGAACTAATCTTTCAGGTAGTACAACAGCAGAGAGTTAGAGGTGATATAGAATACCACATTCTCTTGCGAAGTTTATTTGTATTTGAATACCGCGATCATCAGGGAGCTTGGTTTGCCGTCAACCCAGTTTTAGCAGAGACGGAAAAATTTAAATCATGGTTGAACGACACCCACAAGCAGATATAA
- a CDS encoding SDR family NAD(P)-dependent oxidoreductase translates to MVVENQGTVVVTGVSTGIGQACALLLDLLGFSVFAGVRQDIDAQTLKQKGSQRLIPIFLDVTDAESIASAVDKVTNAVSGAGILGLVNNAGIAVPGPLELLPIAEFQHQMQVNVIGQLAVTQAFLPLLRQSRGRIVNMGSIAGRSPTPFLGAYNASKFALVALTDVMRMELRPWGISVSIIEPGAVATPIWEKSLSQSEIAQNELPQSAQNLYGQAMNIVRKKMQIIASGGISADIVAQAVVHALTAKQPKTRYLVGQDAKIGSVLKHILPDKLHDKIILYSMGL, encoded by the coding sequence ATGGTTGTAGAAAATCAAGGGACAGTAGTGGTTACCGGAGTATCAACAGGAATTGGTCAGGCGTGTGCTTTGCTTTTAGACCTATTGGGCTTCTCTGTTTTTGCTGGTGTGCGTCAAGATATTGATGCTCAAACACTTAAACAGAAAGGGTCACAAAGGCTCATTCCGATTTTTTTAGATGTTACTGACGCTGAATCGATCGCATCTGCGGTTGATAAAGTAACAAATGCAGTCAGTGGTGCGGGAATTTTAGGTTTAGTGAATAATGCCGGAATTGCTGTCCCTGGCCCCTTAGAATTATTACCGATCGCAGAATTTCAACACCAGATGCAGGTTAATGTCATCGGACAATTAGCAGTAACGCAAGCATTTCTTCCTCTCTTACGCCAAAGTCGGGGTCGAATTGTGAATATGGGTTCCATTGCTGGTAGAAGTCCGACGCCGTTCCTGGGAGCTTATAATGCTTCCAAATTTGCGCTCGTTGCACTCACTGATGTCATGCGGATGGAGTTACGTCCTTGGGGAATCTCGGTTTCAATTATTGAACCTGGTGCGGTCGCTACCCCAATCTGGGAAAAGTCCCTAAGTCAATCTGAAATAGCACAGAACGAGCTACCACAATCGGCACAAAATCTCTACGGTCAGGCGATGAATATTGTCCGCAAGAAAATGCAGATTATCGCATCTGGGGGAATTTCTGCGGATATTGTTGCTCAGGCTGTTGTCCATGCGCTGACTGCAAAACAACCCAAGACACGCTATCTCGTTGGACAAGATGCCAAAATTGGATCTGTGCTGAAGCATATTTTGCCTGACAAGCTGCATGACAAGATAATTTTATACTCAATGGGGTTGTAG
- the tatC gene encoding twin-arginine translocase subunit TatC has protein sequence MTPSQDVDSVNLPNIDSEEYGNSDTDPLDELPDEVEMSLFDHLEELRQRIFYSLIAVAVGIIGCFFAVKPIVQLLEVPAQGVKFLQLAPGEYFFVSLKVAAYTGFVLSSPFILYQIIQFVLPGMTRRERRLLGPVVLGSSVLFAGGLVFAYLLLIPAALKFFISYGADVVEQLWSIDKYFEFVLLLLFSTGLAFQIPIIQLLLGNLNIVSSKRMVSGWRYVIMGAVVLGAVLTPSTDPLTQSLLAGAVLALYFGGVGLVKLTGK, from the coding sequence ATGACGCCTTCACAAGACGTAGATAGTGTAAACCTTCCCAACATCGACTCAGAAGAATATGGCAACTCAGACACTGATCCTCTTGATGAGTTGCCAGATGAAGTCGAAATGTCCCTTTTCGACCACCTAGAAGAGTTGCGACAGCGTATTTTCTATTCGCTGATTGCCGTAGCGGTGGGTATTATTGGCTGTTTCTTTGCCGTTAAGCCGATTGTCCAGCTACTTGAGGTTCCAGCACAAGGAGTAAAATTTCTCCAACTTGCACCGGGAGAATATTTCTTTGTCTCCCTCAAAGTTGCAGCCTACACTGGCTTCGTACTTAGTAGTCCTTTCATTCTTTACCAGATTATCCAGTTTGTGCTTCCAGGAATGACTCGCCGCGAACGCCGTTTACTGGGGCCTGTGGTTTTGGGTTCGAGTGTGCTGTTTGCGGGGGGATTAGTATTTGCCTATTTACTGCTTATCCCCGCAGCTTTGAAATTTTTCATCAGCTACGGAGCAGATGTAGTTGAACAACTTTGGTCAATTGATAAATATTTTGAATTTGTGCTGCTACTGTTATTCAGCACTGGTTTAGCATTTCAAATTCCCATTATCCAATTGTTGCTTGGTAATTTAAATATTGTCTCCTCTAAACGGATGGTTTCTGGTTGGCGTTACGTGATTATGGGAGCAGTGGTTTTAGGAGCCGTCCTTACACCTTCTACTGACCCCCTAACTCAAAGTCTTTTAGCGGGAGCAGTTTTAGCACTTTACTTCGGTGGTGTTGGACTGGTTAAGCTCACAGGTAAATAA
- a CDS encoding DUF3067 family protein, with protein MTGQELRQMLLDKWGYSYDVQFRRAQGKIFLQVMWKYLEQASFPLSEAEYQEHLDSIANYLHALGGSIQVQTFIAQTRDRPRLGKAVSIPLDLGGRSSEWIL; from the coding sequence ATGACAGGACAGGAATTACGCCAGATGTTGCTTGATAAGTGGGGATACTCTTACGATGTCCAGTTCCGGCGGGCACAGGGAAAGATATTTTTGCAAGTAATGTGGAAATACCTGGAGCAAGCTTCTTTTCCCTTGAGCGAGGCGGAGTACCAAGAGCATCTTGATAGCATTGCTAATTATCTTCATGCCTTGGGTGGGTCAATACAAGTACAAACATTTATTGCCCAAACACGCGATCGCCCCCGACTCGGCAAAGCTGTTAGTATTCCTCTAGATTTGGGTGGACGCTCTTCGGAATGGATATTATGA
- the petC gene encoding cytochrome b6-f complex iron-sulfur subunit, with protein sequence MAQFSESADVPDMGRRQFMNLLTFGTVTGVALGALYPVVKYFIPPASGGAGGGVTAKDELGNDVSVAKFLENRNAGDRNLVQGLKGDPTYIVVDSKEAIKDYGINAICTHLGCVVPWNVAENKFKCPCHGSQYDATGKVVRGPAPLSLPLAHTNVNDDKIVLTPWTETDFRTGDAPWWA encoded by the coding sequence ATGGCTCAATTTTCTGAATCAGCAGACGTGCCCGATATGGGGCGTCGTCAGTTCATGAATCTGCTCACTTTTGGGACTGTCACTGGAGTGGCTCTGGGTGCATTGTATCCCGTTGTCAAGTACTTTATTCCACCCGCTAGTGGTGGTGCTGGTGGCGGTGTAACGGCAAAAGACGAGCTAGGTAACGATGTTAGCGTCGCTAAATTTCTAGAAAACAGGAATGCAGGCGATCGCAACTTAGTCCAAGGACTAAAGGGAGATCCCACCTATATTGTGGTAGACAGTAAAGAGGCAATCAAAGATTATGGCATTAACGCCATCTGCACTCACTTAGGTTGTGTCGTCCCCTGGAACGTTGCTGAGAACAAGTTTAAATGCCCTTGTCATGGTTCTCAATACGATGCAACTGGCAAGGTTGTCCGGGGTCCAGCACCTCTGTCTCTGCCTTTGGCCCATACCAATGTAAACGACGACAAAATCGTTTTGACCCCTTGGACTGAAACCGACTTCCGCACAGGTGATGCACCTTGGTGGGCTTAA
- the petA gene encoding cytochrome f: MRNVFITARLTRSARAIVKTLLIAIATLTFYFTSDLALPQSAAAYPFWAQQTYPETPREPTGRIVCANCHLAAKPTEVEVPQSVLPDTVFKAVVKIPYDLSAQQVGADGSKVGLNVGAVLMLPEGFKIAPEDRISEELKEEIGDTPFQPYSEDKDNVVIVGPLPGEQYQEIVFPVLSPNPATDKNIHFGKYSVHLGANRGRGQVYPTGEKSNNTVYNADATGTITKIAKEEDADGNVKYLVNIQPESGDVVVDTIPVGPELVVSEGQAVKTGDALTSNPNVGGFGQADAEIVLQDVSRVKGMIAFIALVMLAQVMLVLKKKQVEKVQAAEMNF; the protein is encoded by the coding sequence ATGAGAAATGTTTTCATAACAGCGAGGTTAACTCGCAGTGCTAGAGCGATTGTAAAAACATTGCTCATAGCGATCGCTACCCTGACATTTTACTTCACCAGCGATCTAGCTCTTCCCCAATCTGCTGCTGCCTATCCCTTTTGGGCACAGCAAACCTATCCCGAAACTCCCCGCGAACCAACTGGGCGGATTGTTTGTGCCAACTGTCACCTAGCGGCCAAGCCTACAGAAGTGGAAGTTCCTCAATCGGTGCTACCTGACACTGTATTTAAAGCTGTGGTGAAAATTCCTTACGATCTCAGTGCCCAGCAGGTTGGTGCCGATGGTTCTAAGGTTGGCTTGAACGTCGGTGCTGTACTGATGCTACCTGAAGGCTTTAAGATTGCTCCTGAAGACCGGATTTCCGAAGAACTTAAAGAAGAAATTGGCGACACTCCCTTCCAACCCTACAGCGAAGACAAAGATAACGTCGTCATCGTCGGCCCCTTACCTGGTGAACAGTATCAGGAAATCGTCTTCCCAGTTCTTTCTCCCAACCCCGCAACCGATAAAAACATCCACTTCGGTAAATATTCAGTTCACTTAGGTGCTAACCGGGGACGCGGACAAGTTTATCCTACTGGCGAAAAGAGCAACAATACTGTTTACAACGCTGACGCTACTGGCACAATTACCAAGATTGCCAAAGAGGAAGATGCAGACGGTAACGTAAAATATCTAGTCAACATCCAGCCTGAATCTGGTGATGTTGTCGTTGATACGATTCCTGTAGGGCCAGAACTGGTTGTTTCCGAAGGGCAAGCAGTTAAGACTGGTGATGCTTTGACCAGCAACCCAAATGTTGGTGGATTCGGTCAAGCAGATGCAGAAATCGTATTGCAAGACGTCTCTAGAGTCAAAGGGATGATTGCATTCATCGCTCTTGTCATGTTAGCTCAAGTTATGCTTGTGCTGAAGAAGAAGCAGGTTGAAAAAGTTCAAGCTGCTGAGATGAATTTCTAA
- a CDS encoding Uma2 family endonuclease, producing the protein MTASVEYIPVTPIEYPDEDGKPMAEGDLQRKCLVYATTVLEIYFQNHPDVYVAGNLFIYYEKGYPESVVAPDVFVVFGVENRDRRSYKTWEEENKTPEFVLEITSKTTRSKDQGAKKGIYAFLGVREYFQYDPTGDYLNPQLQGLHLVDGNYFPVVANTLPDATVSLPSEVLGLELRLEAGKLRFYNPATGQTLLTHEEEAAARQAAEEKMQRLAAKLRELNIDPDSL; encoded by the coding sequence ATGACAGCCTCAGTAGAGTATATCCCTGTCACCCCAATTGAATACCCAGATGAGGACGGTAAGCCGATGGCTGAAGGTGATTTACAGCGTAAGTGTCTCGTATACGCTACCACTGTGCTGGAAATTTATTTCCAAAATCACCCAGATGTATACGTCGCTGGTAATCTATTTATTTACTACGAAAAAGGTTATCCAGAATCAGTCGTAGCCCCAGATGTATTTGTGGTGTTTGGAGTGGAAAACCGTGACAGACGCTCTTACAAAACCTGGGAAGAAGAGAATAAAACCCCAGAGTTCGTTCTAGAGATTACCTCAAAAACTACTCGCAGCAAAGACCAAGGTGCAAAGAAAGGAATTTACGCCTTTCTGGGAGTACGTGAATATTTTCAATATGACCCTACAGGCGATTATCTCAATCCCCAACTCCAGGGTTTACACTTGGTCGATGGGAATTATTTCCCAGTGGTAGCCAATACCTTGCCAGATGCTACAGTATCTCTACCCAGTGAAGTTTTGGGGCTAGAGTTACGTCTGGAAGCAGGAAAACTACGTTTTTACAATCCAGCTACGGGTCAAACACTTCTAACTCATGAAGAGGAAGCAGCTGCACGACAAGCCGCAGAAGAGAAAATGCAAAGATTAGCTGCTAAACTCCGAGAATTAAATATTGATCCAGATAGCCTTTAG
- a CDS encoding DUF6887 family protein, protein MSFTELRAYVLENREDIEALRFLMSKRDPNSKGYPMPVTEADMQAQMEIIRRKINGEL, encoded by the coding sequence ATGAGTTTTACAGAGTTGAGAGCTTACGTCCTGGAAAACCGCGAAGACATTGAGGCTCTACGTTTTTTAATGAGCAAACGTGATCCTAATTCTAAAGGCTATCCTATGCCTGTGACAGAAGCTGATATGCAAGCCCAGATGGAAATCATCAGGCGTAAGATTAATGGAGAGCTTTGA
- a CDS encoding glycoside hydrolase family 57 protein encodes MAIGYVALVLHAHLPFVRHPESDYVLEEEWLYEAITETYIPLLKVFEGLKRDGIDFKITMSMTPPLVSMLRDPLLQERYDAHLAQLEELIQLEAEHNVNNGHLRYLAEYYATEFKEARQLWERYKGDLVTAFKKFQDSNNLEIITCGATHGYLPLMKMYPEAVWAQIQVACEHYEQTFGQAPRGIWLPECAYYEGLERMLADAGLRYFLTDGHGILYARPRPRFGTYAPIYTETGVAVFGRDHESSQQVWSSEVGYPGAAEYREFYKDLGWEAEYEYIKPYIMPNGQRKNTGIKYHKITGRGLGLSDKALYDPYWAREKAAEHADNFMYNRERQSEHLYAMMQRPPIIVSPYDAELFGHWWYEGPWFIDYLFRKSWYDQGTYAMTHLADYLRDQPNQQVCRPSQSSWGFKGFHEYWLNETNAWIYPHLHKAAERMIEISHLEPEDELGCKALNQAARELLLAQSSDWAFIMRTGTMVPYAVRRTRSHLMRFNKLYEDVKIGKIDSGWLEKVELMDNIFPEINYRVYRPL; translated from the coding sequence ATGGCTATCGGCTACGTCGCGCTTGTACTCCATGCACATCTGCCCTTCGTTCGTCACCCGGAAAGTGACTACGTGCTGGAGGAAGAATGGCTCTATGAAGCCATCACAGAAACCTACATCCCTTTATTGAAAGTATTTGAAGGCTTAAAGCGAGACGGTATCGACTTTAAAATCACGATGAGTATGACACCACCTCTAGTGTCGATGCTTCGTGATCCTCTGCTGCAAGAACGCTATGACGCACACTTAGCTCAACTAGAAGAACTTATACAACTAGAAGCAGAACATAATGTCAATAACGGGCATCTTCGTTATTTAGCCGAATATTACGCTACTGAGTTTAAGGAAGCGCGTCAGCTATGGGAACGCTACAAGGGTGACTTAGTTACAGCTTTTAAGAAGTTCCAAGACAGTAACAACCTGGAAATCATCACTTGCGGCGCTACCCACGGCTATTTACCGTTGATGAAGATGTATCCAGAGGCAGTGTGGGCGCAAATTCAGGTAGCTTGCGAACATTACGAACAAACCTTTGGACAAGCACCCAGAGGCATTTGGTTGCCTGAATGCGCCTACTATGAAGGTTTAGAGCGGATGCTAGCCGATGCCGGGTTACGTTACTTCCTGACTGATGGGCATGGCATCCTTTACGCCCGTCCCCGTCCGCGCTTTGGCACTTATGCCCCAATTTATACAGAAACTGGTGTTGCTGTCTTTGGTCGAGATCATGAATCGTCCCAACAGGTATGGTCTTCTGAGGTGGGCTATCCTGGGGCGGCGGAATATCGAGAATTTTACAAAGATTTGGGCTGGGAAGCAGAATATGAGTATATCAAGCCCTACATTATGCCCAATGGTCAGCGGAAAAATACGGGCATTAAGTATCACAAAATTACGGGGCGTGGCTTAGGTCTATCAGATAAGGCACTCTACGATCCGTATTGGGCGCGAGAAAAGGCGGCAGAACATGCTGATAATTTTATGTATAACCGAGAGAGGCAATCGGAACATCTCTATGCTATGATGCAGCGCCCACCAATTATAGTTTCGCCCTACGACGCGGAGTTATTTGGACATTGGTGGTATGAAGGCCCCTGGTTCATCGATTACCTATTCCGCAAGTCGTGGTATGACCAAGGAACCTATGCAATGACCCATTTAGCAGACTATTTGCGGGATCAGCCAAATCAGCAAGTCTGTCGTCCTTCGCAGTCAAGTTGGGGTTTCAAGGGTTTCCACGAGTATTGGTTGAATGAAACGAATGCGTGGATTTATCCGCATTTGCACAAAGCCGCGGAACGGATGATTGAAATCTCGCATTTGGAACCAGAGGATGAATTGGGGTGCAAAGCGCTCAACCAAGCGGCGCGGGAACTGCTATTAGCACAATCTTCTGACTGGGCATTTATTATGCGGACGGGAACAATGGTACCCTATGCGGTTAGACGGACGCGATCGCACCTGATGCGCTTCAATAAGCTCTATGAAGACGTAAAAATCGGCAAAATTGATAGTGGTTGGTTGGAAAAAGTCGAGTTAATGGATAATATCTTCCCCGAAATCAACTATCGCGTCTACCGTCCCCTATAG
- the rsgA gene encoding small ribosomal subunit biogenesis GTPase RsgA, with the protein MTGENFAVTGQLLGTVLAVQANFYRVQLDQEDGEMREMGEEDPHLPYPPLLLCTRRTRLKKIGQQVMVGDRVVVEEPDWAGGRGAIADVLPRQSELDRPAIANVNQILLVFAVADPPLEPYQLSRFLIKAESTGLDVLLCLNKSDLISQQEQQQVSDRLLGWGYQPIFISVKDGINTDQAARYLSNKITVIAGPSGVGKSSLINTLIDSLQLRVGEVSGKLARGRHTTRHIELFELPSGGLLADTPGFNQPDMDCIPEELIHYFPEARKRLAVASCRFSDCLHRDEPECAVRGDWERYEHYLEFLDAAIARQTQLHQQADPESTMKLKSKGKGQSQYEPKLESKKYRRISRKTQLQDLQELYRDEE; encoded by the coding sequence ATGACAGGGGAAAATTTTGCCGTAACTGGACAGTTATTGGGTACGGTGCTGGCTGTACAGGCTAATTTTTACCGAGTACAGCTGGATCAAGAGGATGGGGAGATGAGGGAGATGGGGGAAGAAGATCCTCATCTTCCTTATCCCCCTCTCCTACTTTGTACCCGGAGAACACGCTTGAAAAAAATCGGGCAACAGGTAATGGTAGGCGATCGCGTTGTGGTAGAAGAGCCAGATTGGGCTGGGGGGCGAGGAGCGATCGCTGATGTTTTACCCCGCCAAAGCGAATTAGATCGTCCAGCGATCGCTAATGTCAACCAAATTCTATTGGTATTTGCCGTCGCTGATCCACCTTTGGAACCTTATCAACTAAGTCGGTTTCTGATTAAAGCTGAGTCTACTGGCTTGGATGTACTTTTATGCTTGAATAAAAGTGATTTAATTTCACAACAGGAACAGCAGCAAGTTAGCGATCGCCTGCTTGGTTGGGGCTATCAACCGATATTTATCAGTGTCAAAGATGGTATCAATACTGACCAAGCAGCCAGATATTTGAGCAATAAAATTACTGTAATTGCTGGGCCTTCCGGCGTTGGCAAATCCAGCCTGATTAATACGCTAATTGACTCTCTTCAGCTGCGAGTCGGAGAAGTTTCTGGCAAACTAGCTCGTGGTCGTCATACCACTCGCCATATAGAATTATTTGAGTTACCTAGCGGTGGTTTGCTGGCAGACACTCCCGGCTTTAATCAGCCGGATATGGATTGTATCCCAGAAGAATTAATCCATTATTTCCCAGAAGCAAGAAAGCGATTAGCAGTTGCTAGCTGTCGGTTTAGTGATTGTCTGCATCGAGACGAGCCTGAGTGTGCGGTGCGGGGAGACTGGGAACGATATGAACATTATTTAGAATTTTTGGATGCTGCGATCGCCCGTCAAACTCAGCTGCACCAACAAGCCGATCCAGAATCTACCATGAAGTTAAAAAGCAAAGGCAAAGGGCAGAGTCAATACGAACCCAAGCTAGAAAGTAAAAAATATCGCCGGATTTCCCGGAAGACTCAGTTACAGGACTTGCAGGAGTTATATCGGGATGAAGAATAA
- a CDS encoding sulfurtransferase TusA family protein, whose protein sequence is MKPSSVLTPDAQLDLRGTPCPINFVRTKLRLEKMPLGGLLEVWLDPGEPIEQVPDSLTMAGYQVEQITDCTGYFSLLVRRPITGQ, encoded by the coding sequence ATGAAGCCCTCTTCTGTTTTAACTCCCGATGCTCAACTTGATTTGCGCGGCACCCCTTGCCCAATTAATTTCGTGCGGACAAAACTACGTCTGGAGAAAATGCCATTGGGAGGTTTGCTAGAAGTCTGGCTAGACCCTGGTGAACCGATTGAGCAAGTTCCTGATAGTCTGACAATGGCAGGTTATCAGGTGGAACAAATTACAGACTGCACTGGTTATTTTTCTCTATTAGTGCGCCGTCCAATTACTGGGCAATGA
- the dnaJ gene encoding molecular chaperone DnaJ: MARDYYEILGVSRDTDKEEIKQAYRRLARKYHPDVNKEPGAEDRFKEINRAYEVLSEPETRARYDRFGPEGVSGAAGAGFQDVGDMGGFADIFESIFSGFAGGMGSPTQQRRRSGPARGDDLRLDLKLDFREAVFGGEKEIRISHLENCEVCSGSGAKPGTRPRTCSTCSGSGQVRRVTRTPFGSFTQVSTCPTCNGTGMVIEDKCDACDGKGANQVTKKLKITIPAGVDNGTRLRISSEGDAGQRNGPAGDLYVYLFVNEDEEFQRDGINILSEIKVSYLQAILGCRLEVDTVDGPVELIIPAGTQPNTVMKLENRGVPRLGNPVSRGDHMLNVLIDIPNKVTPEERELLEKLAKIKGDRTGKGGLEGFLGNLFK, encoded by the coding sequence ATGGCCCGCGACTATTATGAAATCCTGGGTGTCTCTCGTGACACCGACAAAGAAGAAATCAAACAAGCCTATCGCCGTTTAGCCCGGAAGTATCACCCAGATGTGAACAAAGAACCCGGGGCGGAGGATCGCTTTAAAGAAATTAACCGCGCTTATGAGGTACTCTCGGAACCAGAAACCCGCGCTCGTTATGATCGCTTTGGCCCAGAGGGTGTGTCAGGTGCTGCTGGCGCTGGCTTCCAAGATGTCGGCGATATGGGCGGTTTTGCCGATATCTTTGAAAGCATTTTTAGTGGCTTTGCTGGCGGTATGGGTAGTCCCACCCAACAAAGACGGCGCAGTGGGCCTGCCAGAGGTGATGACCTGCGGCTAGACTTGAAGTTAGACTTTCGGGAAGCGGTATTTGGCGGTGAAAAAGAAATTCGCATTTCACATCTAGAAAATTGTGAAGTCTGTAGCGGTTCTGGTGCTAAACCTGGAACCCGCCCTCGGACTTGTTCTACTTGTAGCGGATCGGGTCAAGTCCGCCGTGTCACCAGAACACCCTTTGGCAGTTTCACCCAAGTCTCGACTTGTCCCACCTGTAATGGAACAGGGATGGTAATTGAAGATAAGTGTGATGCCTGTGATGGGAAGGGCGCAAATCAAGTAACGAAGAAACTCAAAATTACCATTCCAGCTGGGGTGGATAATGGCACACGCTTGCGGATTTCTAGTGAAGGAGATGCTGGACAACGTAATGGCCCTGCTGGGGATTTGTACGTTTACTTGTTCGTGAATGAAGACGAGGAATTCCAACGGGATGGCATTAATATTCTCTCGGAAATCAAAGTTAGCTACCTGCAAGCGATTTTAGGTTGTCGGTTAGAGGTAGATACGGTAGATGGCCCTGTAGAACTGATCATTCCAGCTGGAACCCAGCCCAATACGGTGATGAAGTTAGAAAATCGCGGCGTACCCCGTTTGGGTAATCCCGTTAGTCGTGGGGATCACATGCTGAACGTATTAATTGATATTCCCAATAAAGTGACCCCAGAGGAGAGGGAATTATTGGAGAAGCTGGCTAAAATTAAGGGAGATCGCACTGGAAAAGGCGGTCTAGAAGGATTCTTGGGAAATTTATTTAAGTAA